Genomic DNA from Geoalkalibacter sp.:
GCCACCTCCAGCATCTGCCAGGGAGGCGCCTGGGGATTGACCCGCGTCACCCGGCAGGTCAATTTGGCGCCCTGACCCAGCAGCCGGCTCAGGTGTTTGTTGTCGCTGCGCGGCACGAAACTGAGTTTGACGCCGCGCCGCTCGATGCGCACGGCAAAGGCGTCATGGGGATTGTCCGGTTCGGCACTCAGGGACAACGATTCGCCGGTCGAAATTCCGGAAATCAGCCTTGGTCCGCGGTAATACTGAAAACCAGCGATGTGGAAAAGATTCAGATCGTAATGAACCGTGGCGCGTGCCGCCGCCTGCTTCGCCCCCAGCAAAAACGGCACGGCGAACAAGCCTTGCAGAAATGACCGGCGTTCCCTGTTCATGCATACCTCCAGGAGAAAAAGCCCATTTTGCCTTCCAGCCTAGGGCATGACCTGCGACACCTGGCGTCACAGGTCGATAAAAATTTCAACTTTTCTCGTAGAGGCTTGCCAGCCTTGCAATTTCGTCGCGGATCTCGGCGCGCAACTCCGCCGGTTCGAGTACCTCGACCTCTGCGCCATATTGCAGGATGCGCAACTTGATCTCGCGGAA
This window encodes:
- a CDS encoding HIRAN domain-containing protein; the encoded protein is MNRERRSFLQGLFAVPFLLGAKQAAARATVHYDLNLFHIAGFQYYRGPRLISGISTGESLSLSAEPDNPHDAFAVRIERRGVKLSFVPRSDNKHLSRLLGQGAKLTCRVTRVNPQAPPWQMLEVAVGMAA